Proteins encoded by one window of Synechococcus sp. MVIR-18-1:
- the lptC gene encoding LPS export ABC transporter periplasmic protein LptC yields the protein MTLAKPYHSSRILKQTIWISPVIVGALLLGCSSSTRNRSEKAAPIPFVFRKLELEQKKSNGDPDWILSSPEARYEFSRRLVRAKLPSGVLFSNNKPSFKIRADYAVVFNDGEQIILEGDVQLQQLNGQKILFKGERLRWQPKYSRLAMEIQPRAFDARSRITATVAVLQQDTNDLTLTSPVQLYRWKDKLALTKKPDTAIQAGKTLWNLENGALTAEGPVLGQRLDQEGVVLEQLKGRELNGNTLKGMITVKSPVIVTMPKNKGLLRAKDTTWNFRKQIISSTDPFEGLINKIQINGEKFRAELNQNTVIIPEVCRIKQPGERLFSRQCRWNWETDEILATGDVRVERDDNNQITEAQKLNGSIGEKGALIFSAPGNKVRSELTIEEKANGQDQTSKSSQPPVLF from the coding sequence GTGACTCTTGCGAAGCCATACCATTCCAGCAGAATTCTGAAACAAACGATCTGGATCTCACCAGTCATTGTTGGTGCCCTTTTGCTGGGCTGCTCCTCCTCAACAAGGAACCGCTCGGAAAAAGCAGCACCCATACCTTTTGTGTTTCGCAAGCTGGAGCTAGAGCAGAAAAAATCCAATGGAGATCCCGACTGGATCCTTTCGAGTCCTGAAGCTCGATATGAATTTTCTCGAAGATTAGTAAGAGCCAAGCTACCCAGTGGAGTTCTATTTAGCAACAATAAACCTTCTTTTAAAATCAGGGCTGACTATGCGGTCGTCTTCAATGATGGCGAGCAAATTATCCTTGAAGGTGATGTTCAACTACAACAGCTTAATGGGCAAAAAATATTGTTTAAAGGCGAAAGACTCCGCTGGCAACCAAAATATTCACGTCTAGCCATGGAAATACAGCCACGCGCTTTTGATGCTCGTTCAAGGATCACAGCAACCGTAGCTGTTCTTCAGCAAGACACCAATGATCTCACGCTAACCAGTCCTGTCCAACTGTATCGATGGAAAGACAAACTGGCGCTCACCAAGAAACCAGATACGGCTATTCAAGCAGGGAAGACGCTATGGAATTTAGAAAACGGCGCGCTCACAGCAGAAGGACCCGTTCTCGGACAACGCCTTGATCAAGAGGGCGTTGTTCTTGAACAATTAAAAGGACGGGAATTGAACGGAAATACACTAAAAGGAATGATCACGGTTAAATCTCCTGTGATTGTGACTATGCCTAAAAACAAAGGCCTTTTACGTGCAAAAGATACAACCTGGAATTTCCGCAAACAAATTATTAGCAGTACTGATCCATTCGAGGGATTGATCAATAAAATCCAGATCAACGGCGAAAAATTCCGTGCTGAACTCAACCAAAATACTGTGATAATTCCTGAAGTCTGCCGAATTAAGCAACCAGGTGAACGTTTATTCTCTCGCCAGTGCCGTTGGAATTGGGAAACAGACGAGATATTAGCGACAGGAGACGTTCGAGTAGAACGCGATGACAACAATCAAATTACAGAGGCACAAAAGCTCAACGGATCCATCGGCGAGAAGGGGGCACTGATTTTTTCTGCGCCAGGTAACAAGGTGCGTTCCGAGCTCACGATTGAGGAGAAGGCAAACGGTCAGGATCAGACATCCAAGAGCTCTCAACCTCCGGTGTTGTTTTAA